A window from Leifsonia shinshuensis encodes these proteins:
- the pyk gene encoding pyruvate kinase: protein MRRAKIVATLGPATSSYDNIRAIIDAGVDVARMNLSHGSYEVHEAVYANVRKAADDAGKPVAVLVDLQGPKIRLGKFEAGPYELAEGDIFKITTEDIIGTKEISSTTFKGLPDDVKPGDYLLIDDGKVRVRVVEVDGPVVTTEVIVAGPVSNNKGINLPGVAVNVPALSEKDEADLRWGLKLGADLIALSFVRNAKDIERVHEIMAEEGRKIPVVAKVEKPQAVDALEEIIEAFDAIMVARGDLGVELPLEAVPIVQKRAVELARRAAKPVIVATQMLESMISSPVPTRAETSDVANAVLDGADAVMLSGETSVGEYPTVTVQTMARIVTSTEEHGLERIQPLGTRPRTQSGAITLAAVEVADFVEAKFLCVFTESGESARRMARLRNKIPILAFTPEESVRRRMSLFWGVESFVVGRVTHTDQMVAQVDEALKSTGRAVDGDKVIIISGSPPGIPGTTNDIRVHKVGDVL from the coding sequence ATGAGAAGGGCCAAAATCGTCGCGACCCTCGGGCCGGCGACCTCCAGCTACGACAACATCCGCGCGATCATCGACGCGGGTGTGGACGTGGCCCGCATGAACCTGAGCCACGGCAGCTACGAAGTGCACGAGGCGGTCTACGCGAACGTGCGCAAGGCCGCCGATGACGCGGGCAAGCCGGTCGCTGTCCTCGTCGACCTCCAGGGCCCGAAGATCCGACTCGGCAAGTTCGAGGCCGGCCCTTACGAGCTCGCCGAGGGCGACATCTTCAAGATCACCACCGAGGACATCATCGGCACGAAGGAGATCTCCTCGACCACCTTCAAGGGCCTGCCCGACGACGTGAAGCCGGGCGACTACCTGCTGATCGACGACGGCAAGGTCCGCGTCCGCGTGGTGGAGGTCGACGGCCCGGTGGTCACCACCGAGGTGATCGTGGCCGGTCCCGTCTCGAACAACAAGGGCATCAACCTCCCGGGCGTCGCCGTGAACGTCCCGGCGCTGTCCGAGAAGGACGAGGCCGACCTGCGCTGGGGCCTCAAGCTCGGCGCCGACCTGATCGCCCTGTCGTTCGTGCGGAACGCCAAGGACATCGAGCGCGTGCACGAGATCATGGCGGAGGAGGGGCGCAAGATCCCCGTCGTCGCCAAGGTCGAGAAGCCGCAGGCGGTGGATGCGCTGGAGGAGATCATCGAGGCGTTCGACGCCATCATGGTCGCCCGTGGCGACCTCGGTGTGGAGCTCCCGCTCGAGGCGGTCCCGATCGTGCAGAAGCGCGCGGTCGAGCTGGCCCGCCGCGCCGCCAAGCCCGTCATCGTCGCGACGCAGATGCTCGAGTCCATGATCTCGAGCCCCGTGCCGACCCGTGCCGAGACCTCGGACGTCGCGAACGCGGTGCTCGACGGTGCGGACGCGGTCATGCTCTCCGGCGAGACCAGCGTCGGCGAGTACCCGACGGTCACCGTTCAGACCATGGCGCGCATCGTCACGTCCACCGAGGAGCACGGTCTGGAGCGCATCCAGCCGCTCGGCACCCGGCCGCGCACCCAGTCGGGCGCGATCACGCTGGCCGCTGTCGAGGTCGCGGACTTCGTCGAGGCCAAGTTCCTCTGCGTGTTCACCGAGTCGGGGGAGTCGGCCCGCCGCATGGCCCGCCTGCGCAACAAGATCCCGATCCTGGCTTTCACGCCCGAGGAGTCGGTCCGCCGCCGCATGTCGCTGTTCTGGGGCGTCGAGTCCTTCGTCGTCGGCCGCGTCACCCACACCGACCAGATGGTCGCGCAGGTGGACGAGGCGCTCAAGTCGACCGGCCGTGCCGTCGACGGCGACAAGGTGATCATCATCTCCGGCTCCCCTCCCGGGATCCCCGGAACCACCAACGACATCCGCGTGCACAAGGTCGGCGACGTCCTCTAG
- a CDS encoding glutamate synthase subunit beta, translating to MADPKGFLKVTERELPKRRPVSVRLMDWKEVYEAQDPAQLRRQAGRCMDCGVPFCHSGCPLGNLIPEWNDLMWRGEGRQAIDRLHATNNFPEFTGRLCPAPCESSCVLGINQPAVTIKQVEVSIIDQAWQNGWVQPHPPERLTGKTVAVVGSGPAGLAAAQQLTRAGHTVAVYERDDRIGGLLRYGIPDFKMEKKHLEARLNQMMAEGTRFRAGVDIGTDISWDDLRARYDAVVVATGAMVPRDLPIPGRELSGVHFAMEYLVQQNKVGAGDQIADQITADGKHVVVLGGGDTGADCIGTAHRQGAASVTNLAIGKQPPAERPEHQPWPTTPTLFEVQSAHEEGGKREYLASTVEFVANEFGEVRALRVAETEYLDGRRVPKAGTEREIPADLVLLALGFTGPEQQDLSSQLGLPFDQRGNVARDGQYQTEQEGVFVAGDAGRGQSLIVWAIAEGRAAAAAVDRYLEGETQLPSPIRPTDRGILV from the coding sequence GTGGCTGACCCGAAGGGCTTTCTGAAGGTGACCGAGCGCGAGCTGCCGAAGCGCCGCCCGGTCTCGGTCCGGCTGATGGACTGGAAAGAGGTCTACGAGGCCCAGGACCCGGCGCAGCTGCGCCGGCAGGCGGGCCGCTGCATGGACTGCGGCGTCCCGTTCTGCCACTCGGGCTGCCCGCTGGGCAACCTCATCCCCGAGTGGAACGACCTCATGTGGCGCGGGGAGGGCCGTCAGGCCATCGACCGCCTGCACGCGACCAACAACTTCCCGGAGTTCACGGGCCGCCTGTGCCCGGCGCCGTGCGAGTCGTCGTGCGTGCTCGGCATCAATCAGCCGGCCGTCACGATCAAGCAGGTCGAGGTCTCGATCATCGACCAGGCGTGGCAGAACGGCTGGGTGCAGCCGCACCCGCCGGAGCGCCTGACCGGCAAGACCGTCGCCGTCGTCGGCTCGGGCCCCGCCGGCCTCGCCGCCGCCCAGCAGCTGACCCGTGCCGGCCACACGGTGGCCGTGTACGAGCGCGACGACCGCATCGGCGGCCTGCTGCGCTACGGCATCCCGGACTTCAAGATGGAGAAGAAGCACCTGGAGGCGCGGCTCAACCAGATGATGGCCGAGGGCACCCGCTTCCGTGCGGGCGTCGACATCGGCACCGACATCAGCTGGGACGACCTGCGCGCCCGGTACGACGCGGTCGTCGTCGCGACCGGCGCCATGGTGCCGCGCGACCTGCCGATCCCGGGGCGCGAGCTCTCGGGCGTCCACTTCGCCATGGAGTACCTGGTGCAGCAGAACAAGGTGGGCGCCGGCGACCAGATCGCCGACCAGATCACCGCCGACGGCAAGCACGTCGTCGTCCTCGGCGGCGGCGACACCGGCGCCGACTGCATCGGCACCGCGCACCGCCAGGGCGCCGCGAGCGTCACCAACCTGGCCATCGGCAAGCAGCCGCCGGCGGAGCGCCCCGAGCACCAGCCGTGGCCCACCACGCCGACGCTGTTCGAGGTCCAGTCGGCGCACGAGGAGGGCGGCAAGCGCGAGTACCTCGCGTCGACCGTCGAGTTCGTGGCGAACGAGTTCGGCGAGGTCCGCGCGCTGCGCGTGGCCGAGACCGAGTACCTCGACGGACGCCGCGTGCCGAAGGCCGGCACCGAGCGCGAGATCCCCGCCGACCTGGTGCTGCTGGCCCTCGGGTTCACCGGCCCGGAGCAGCAGGACCTCTCCTCGCAGCTGGGCCTGCCGTTCGACCAGCGCGGCAACGTCGCGCGCGACGGCCAGTACCAGACGGAGCAGGAGGGCGTCTTCGTGGCCGGTGACGCCGGGCGCGGTCAGTCCCTCATCGTGTGGGCAATCGCAGAGGGCCGGGCAGCGGCGGCCGCCGTGGACCGGTATCTTGAAGGGGAGACGCAGTTGCCGTCTCCGATCCGTCCCACCGACCGCGGCATCCTCGTCTGA
- the gltB gene encoding glutamate synthase large subunit, translating into MALTPPHSRFGTVPGPQGLYDPAHEKDACGLAMVATLRGTAGHDIIDAALEALRHLEHRGAVGSDAGTGDGAGIITQVPDAFLRAVAGFELPAAGRYAVGNAFLPNDDAERAEVKAAIEAIAGEHELTVLGWREVPVRPEELGTLARQAMPAIEQLFVASTRVGDDGEPVSGIAIDRQTFFLRKRAERELDLYFSSLSSRTLVYKGMVTTLQLEPFYPDLSDERFASKLALVHSRYSTNTFPSWPLAQPFRMIAHNGEINTVQGNRNWMRARQSQLESELLGDLRPIFPIVTPGASDSASFDEVVELISLSGRPLPHAVMMMVPEAWENQTEIDPVRRAFYEYHSMLMEPWDGPAAIVFTDGSLVGATLDRNGLRPGRYVVTNDGLVVLASEIGVLDIDPSRVVRKGRLRPGRMFLVDTVAGRLIEDEEIKSELAAGAPYGEWLDEGRINLKDLPEREHIVHTPASIVRRQRTFGYTEEEVRILLKPMATTGAEPLGAMGSDTPVAVLSERPRLLFDYFTQQFAQVTNPPLDSIREEVVTSLKLGLGPERNLLTAGPEHAKQVVLDFPVIDNDELAKIQHIDPRPGSRLTTTVRGLYRSDAGPDALERRLAEMCDEVDEAIAAGAQFIVLSDRDSTKDLAPIPSLLMLAAVHHHLIRSETRMKAGLIVEAGDVREVHHVALLIGYGASAINPYLAMETCEELVRSGMITGVTPEKAVKNVIKALGKGVLKIMSKMGISTVSSYAGAQAFEAVGLSQEFVDQYFTGTTSKLGGVGIDVIAAENLARHESAYPAEGAALAHERLATGGEYQWRRDGSPHLFNPETVFRLQHATRTRRYDVFREYTRLVDDQAESLMTLRGMFSLKTGERPPVPIDEVESVESIVKRFSTGAMSYGSISQEAHETLAIAMNRLGAKSNTGEGGEDLDRLLDPERRSAIKQVASGRFGVTSMYLTHADDIQIKLAQGAKPGEGGQLPPTKVYPWVARTRHATAGVGLISPPPHHDIYSIEDLKQLIFDLKRANPGARIHVKLVSESGIGAVAAGTAKALADVILVSGHDGGTGASPVNSLKHAGTPWELGLAETQQTLMLNGMRERVVVQVDGQLKTGRDVIVGALLGAEEFGFATAPLVVSGCIMMRVCHLDTCPVGVATQNPELRARFSGKPEFVVNFFEFIAEEVREYLAALGFRSLDEAIGHAELLDVDRAIDHWKASGLDLSPILHGPAFGPEAPRRNGRTQDHELERHFDVQLIEAAHDVLEHGGHLELSLPIRNTERAVGTMLGHEVTLRHGENGLPTGSIDITLTGSAGQSLGAFLPAGITLRLEGDSNDYVGKGLSGGRIVVRPPRDSVFPAERNVIAGNVIGYGATQGSMFIRGIVGERFLVRNSGATAVVEGVGDHALEYMTGGLAVILGGTGRNLGAGMSGGTAYVYDLKPERVNRDALASGELELLPLGSADIEIVRDLLEQHVAETGSALATGMLEDFDATVAKFVKVLPRDYAAVLQMRQEAVDEGLDPDGDIVWNRILEVTGG; encoded by the coding sequence ATGGCGCTCACGCCTCCCCATTCCCGCTTCGGGACCGTGCCAGGCCCGCAGGGCCTGTACGACCCTGCCCACGAGAAGGACGCCTGCGGTCTCGCCATGGTCGCGACCCTCCGCGGCACGGCCGGGCACGACATCATCGACGCCGCGCTCGAGGCGCTGCGTCACCTGGAGCACCGCGGCGCGGTCGGCTCCGACGCCGGCACCGGTGACGGCGCGGGCATCATCACCCAGGTCCCGGACGCGTTCCTGCGCGCCGTCGCCGGGTTCGAGCTGCCGGCCGCCGGTCGCTACGCCGTCGGCAACGCGTTCCTCCCGAACGACGACGCCGAGCGCGCCGAGGTCAAGGCGGCCATCGAGGCGATCGCCGGCGAGCACGAGCTGACGGTGCTGGGCTGGCGCGAGGTGCCGGTCCGTCCCGAGGAGCTCGGCACGCTCGCGCGGCAGGCCATGCCCGCCATCGAGCAGCTGTTCGTCGCCTCCACGCGGGTGGGGGACGACGGCGAGCCGGTCTCCGGCATCGCGATCGATCGGCAGACCTTCTTTCTGCGCAAGCGCGCCGAGCGCGAGCTCGACCTGTACTTCTCGTCGCTGTCGAGCCGCACGCTCGTCTACAAGGGCATGGTGACGACGCTCCAGCTGGAGCCGTTCTATCCCGACCTGTCGGACGAGCGCTTCGCCTCCAAGCTCGCGCTGGTGCACTCCCGCTACTCCACGAACACGTTCCCGTCGTGGCCGCTGGCGCAGCCGTTCCGGATGATCGCCCACAACGGCGAGATCAACACCGTGCAGGGCAACCGCAACTGGATGCGCGCGCGCCAGTCGCAGCTGGAGAGCGAGCTTCTCGGCGACCTGCGCCCGATCTTCCCGATCGTCACGCCGGGCGCGAGCGACTCGGCTTCGTTCGACGAGGTCGTGGAGCTCATCTCGCTGAGCGGCCGCCCGCTGCCGCACGCCGTCATGATGATGGTGCCGGAGGCGTGGGAGAACCAGACCGAGATCGACCCGGTCCGCCGCGCGTTCTACGAGTACCACTCGATGCTCATGGAGCCGTGGGACGGCCCCGCCGCGATCGTCTTCACCGACGGCTCCCTCGTCGGCGCGACCCTCGACCGCAACGGGCTGCGTCCCGGCCGGTACGTCGTGACGAACGACGGGCTCGTCGTGCTCGCCTCCGAGATCGGCGTGCTCGACATCGACCCGAGCCGCGTGGTCCGCAAGGGCCGCCTCCGCCCCGGTCGCATGTTCCTCGTCGACACGGTCGCCGGCCGGCTGATCGAGGACGAGGAGATCAAGTCCGAGCTCGCCGCCGGCGCGCCCTACGGGGAGTGGCTCGACGAGGGCAGGATCAACCTCAAGGACCTCCCGGAGCGCGAGCACATCGTCCACACCCCGGCGTCGATCGTGCGCCGCCAGCGGACGTTCGGCTACACCGAGGAGGAGGTCCGCATCCTCCTGAAGCCGATGGCGACCACCGGCGCGGAGCCGCTCGGCGCGATGGGCTCGGACACGCCGGTCGCGGTGCTCTCCGAGCGCCCGCGCCTGCTCTTCGACTACTTCACGCAGCAGTTCGCCCAGGTGACGAACCCCCCGCTCGACTCGATCCGCGAAGAGGTCGTCACCTCGCTCAAGCTGGGCCTCGGCCCCGAGCGGAACCTGCTGACCGCCGGTCCCGAGCACGCCAAGCAGGTCGTGCTCGACTTCCCGGTGATCGACAACGACGAGCTGGCGAAGATCCAGCACATCGACCCGCGCCCGGGCAGCCGCCTGACCACGACCGTCCGCGGCCTGTACCGGTCGGACGCCGGACCGGACGCGCTCGAGCGCCGGCTGGCCGAGATGTGCGACGAGGTCGACGAGGCGATCGCGGCCGGCGCGCAGTTCATCGTGCTGAGCGACCGCGACTCCACGAAAGACCTGGCGCCCATCCCGTCGCTGCTCATGCTCGCCGCGGTGCACCACCACCTGATCCGCTCCGAGACCCGCATGAAGGCCGGTCTCATCGTGGAGGCGGGTGACGTGCGCGAGGTGCACCACGTCGCGCTGCTGATCGGCTACGGCGCCTCGGCGATCAACCCGTACCTCGCGATGGAGACCTGCGAGGAGCTCGTCCGCAGCGGCATGATCACCGGCGTCACGCCCGAGAAGGCCGTCAAGAACGTGATCAAGGCGCTCGGCAAGGGCGTGCTCAAGATCATGTCCAAGATGGGCATCTCGACCGTCTCGTCGTACGCCGGCGCCCAGGCGTTCGAGGCCGTCGGCCTCAGCCAGGAGTTCGTCGACCAGTACTTCACCGGCACCACCAGCAAGCTCGGCGGCGTCGGGATCGACGTGATCGCGGCCGAGAACCTGGCACGCCACGAGAGCGCCTACCCGGCGGAGGGCGCCGCGCTGGCGCACGAGCGCCTGGCGACCGGCGGCGAGTACCAGTGGCGCCGCGACGGCTCGCCGCACCTGTTCAACCCGGAGACGGTGTTCCGCCTGCAGCACGCGACGCGTACCCGGCGCTACGACGTCTTCCGCGAGTACACCCGGCTGGTCGACGACCAGGCCGAGTCGCTGATGACCCTGCGCGGGATGTTCTCGCTCAAGACGGGCGAGCGGCCCCCGGTCCCGATCGACGAGGTCGAGTCGGTGGAGTCCATCGTCAAGCGGTTCTCCACGGGCGCCATGAGCTACGGCTCGATCTCGCAGGAGGCGCACGAGACGCTCGCGATCGCCATGAACCGGCTCGGCGCCAAGTCGAACACCGGTGAGGGCGGCGAGGACCTCGACCGCCTGCTCGACCCGGAGCGCCGCAGCGCGATCAAGCAGGTCGCGTCCGGCCGGTTCGGCGTGACGTCGATGTACCTGACGCACGCCGACGACATCCAGATCAAGCTCGCCCAGGGTGCGAAGCCGGGGGAGGGCGGCCAGCTGCCGCCCACCAAGGTGTACCCGTGGGTCGCCCGCACCCGTCACGCGACCGCGGGCGTCGGTCTGATCTCGCCGCCCCCGCACCACGACATCTACTCGATCGAAGACCTCAAGCAGCTCATCTTCGACCTGAAGCGCGCCAACCCGGGCGCCCGCATCCACGTCAAGCTCGTCTCCGAGTCGGGCATCGGCGCGGTCGCGGCGGGCACCGCCAAGGCGCTGGCCGACGTCATCCTGGTCTCCGGGCACGACGGCGGCACGGGAGCCTCTCCGGTGAACTCGCTGAAGCACGCGGGCACGCCGTGGGAGCTGGGCCTCGCCGAGACCCAGCAGACGCTGATGCTGAACGGGATGCGCGAGCGCGTCGTCGTGCAGGTCGACGGCCAGCTGAAGACCGGCCGCGACGTCATCGTCGGTGCGCTGCTCGGCGCGGAGGAGTTCGGCTTCGCGACCGCGCCGCTCGTCGTCTCGGGCTGCATCATGATGCGCGTCTGCCACCTCGACACCTGCCCGGTCGGCGTCGCCACGCAGAACCCGGAGCTCCGTGCCCGGTTCTCGGGCAAGCCGGAGTTCGTGGTCAACTTCTTCGAGTTCATCGCGGAGGAGGTGCGCGAGTACCTCGCCGCCCTCGGCTTCCGCTCGCTCGACGAGGCGATCGGCCACGCCGAGCTTCTCGACGTGGACCGCGCGATCGACCACTGGAAGGCGTCCGGCCTCGACCTGTCGCCCATCCTGCACGGCCCGGCGTTCGGTCCGGAGGCGCCGCGGCGCAACGGCCGCACGCAGGACCACGAGCTGGAGCGGCACTTCGACGTGCAGCTGATCGAGGCGGCACACGACGTGCTGGAGCACGGCGGCCACCTGGAGCTGTCCCTCCCGATCCGCAACACCGAGCGCGCCGTCGGCACGATGCTCGGCCATGAGGTGACCCTGCGCCACGGCGAGAACGGGCTGCCGACGGGATCGATCGACATCACGCTGACCGGCTCGGCCGGCCAGTCGCTCGGTGCGTTCCTCCCGGCGGGCATCACGCTGCGGCTGGAGGGCGACTCCAACGACTACGTCGGCAAGGGCCTGTCCGGCGGCCGCATCGTCGTCCGCCCGCCGCGGGACAGCGTGTTCCCGGCCGAGCGCAACGTCATCGCGGGCAACGTGATCGGCTACGGCGCGACGCAGGGCAGCATGTTCATCCGCGGCATCGTGGGGGAGCGGTTCCTGGTCCGCAACTCGGGCGCGACCGCGGTCGTCGAGGGCGTGGGCGACCACGCGCTCGAGTACATGACCGGCGGCCTCGCCGTGATCCTCGGCGGGACGGGTCGCAACCTGGGCGCCGGGATGTCCGGCGGCACGGCGTACGTCTACGACCTGAAGCCCGAGCGCGTGAACCGCGACGCGCTCGCGAGCGGCGAGCTGGAGCTCCTGCCGCTCGGCAGCGCCGACATCGAGATCGTGCGCGACCTGCTCGAGCAGCACGTCGCGGAGACCGGCTCGGCGCTGGCGACGGGGATGCTCGAGGACTTCGACGCGACCGTCGCGAAGTTCGTCAAGGTGCTGCCGCGCGACTACGCGGCCGTGCTGCAGATGCGTCAAGAAGCCGTCGACGAGGGACTCGACCCCGACGGCGACATCGTGTGGAACAGGATTCTGGAGGTGACCGGTGGCTGA
- the lgt gene encoding prolipoprotein diacylglyceryl transferase, which produces MSSWFASIPSPGPEWQQIPIDIFGLHWRIQTYAIMILIGIVIAAMWTSRRLTKRGAEPGVILDILIPVVVLGIVGARLYHVVTHPGDYFYPGADLWKVFAIWEGGNAIFGSLLGGAVGAWIGCRWTGIRFWTFADALAPALLLAQAIGRLGNWFNQELFGLPTDLPWGLQIDSGNKAIPVGLPDGTLFQPLFLYEIIWNVIGVVLLVLIERKWHLQWGKLFALYLVWYGVGRSYLESIRIDPSEFSLLGIPTNVWAAFVAVVLGLVIFYVQSGRHPGIEPSPYRPGREWVRPDAEVDSDDTDLDEKDTTDDDGVPAGSASAKATSPTNG; this is translated from the coding sequence ATGAGCAGCTGGTTCGCCAGCATCCCCAGCCCCGGGCCGGAGTGGCAGCAGATCCCGATCGACATCTTCGGGCTGCACTGGCGCATCCAGACGTACGCCATCATGATCCTGATCGGCATCGTCATCGCGGCGATGTGGACCTCCCGCCGCCTCACCAAGCGCGGCGCCGAGCCGGGTGTCATCCTCGACATCCTGATCCCGGTGGTCGTGCTCGGCATCGTCGGAGCCCGCCTCTACCACGTGGTCACGCACCCCGGCGACTACTTCTACCCGGGCGCCGACCTCTGGAAGGTCTTCGCGATCTGGGAGGGCGGCAACGCCATCTTCGGCTCGCTGCTCGGCGGCGCCGTCGGCGCCTGGATCGGCTGCCGCTGGACGGGCATCCGCTTCTGGACCTTCGCCGACGCCCTCGCCCCGGCGCTGCTGCTCGCGCAGGCGATCGGACGCCTCGGCAACTGGTTCAACCAGGAGCTGTTCGGCCTCCCGACCGACCTGCCGTGGGGGCTGCAGATCGACTCCGGCAACAAGGCCATCCCGGTCGGGCTGCCCGACGGCACGCTGTTCCAGCCGCTCTTCCTGTACGAGATCATCTGGAACGTCATCGGCGTCGTGCTGCTCGTCCTGATCGAGCGGAAGTGGCACCTGCAGTGGGGCAAGCTGTTCGCTCTGTACCTGGTCTGGTACGGCGTCGGCCGGTCCTACCTCGAGTCGATCCGCATCGACCCGAGCGAGTTCTCGCTCCTCGGCATCCCGACCAACGTCTGGGCCGCCTTCGTCGCGGTCGTGCTGGGCCTCGTGATCTTCTACGTGCAGTCCGGCCGTCACCCCGGAATCGAGCCCAGCCCGTACCGGCCGGGTCGTGAATGGGTGCGGCCGGATGCTGAGGTAGACTCTGACGACACGGACCTGGACGAGAAGGACACCACCGACGACGACGGTGTGCCTGCCGGGTCCGCTTCGGCCAAGGCCACAAGCCCCACGAACGGATGA
- the trpA gene encoding tryptophan synthase subunit alpha, with protein sequence MSAVVGSRVADVIARRNAEAAGALVGYLPAGFPDLRTSVDAAVALAENGVDVIELGLPYSDPVMDGAVIQAATQQALGAGFRLRDGFTAVREITARVDIPVLVMTYWNPVLQYGVDRFADDLVEAGGAGLITPDLIPDEGADWLAASDRAGLDRVFLAAPSSTDTRLKQAVDASRGFVYAVSTMGITGARTDVDAAARTLVGRLRDAGATSACVGLGISSAAQVAEVLEYADGAIVGSALVKALGDGGVAEAGRVAAALAGGTSRS encoded by the coding sequence GTGAGCGCGGTCGTCGGGAGCCGTGTCGCCGACGTCATCGCCCGGCGCAACGCCGAGGCCGCCGGCGCCCTCGTGGGCTACCTGCCCGCGGGCTTCCCCGACCTGCGCACCAGCGTGGACGCGGCGGTCGCCCTGGCGGAGAACGGCGTCGACGTCATCGAGCTCGGCCTGCCCTACTCCGACCCGGTGATGGACGGCGCGGTCATCCAGGCCGCCACCCAGCAGGCGCTCGGCGCCGGCTTCCGCCTGCGCGACGGCTTTACCGCCGTGCGCGAGATCACGGCCCGGGTCGACATCCCCGTCCTCGTGATGACCTATTGGAACCCGGTGCTGCAGTACGGCGTCGACCGGTTCGCCGACGACCTCGTCGAGGCCGGGGGAGCCGGGCTGATCACGCCCGACCTCATCCCGGACGAGGGCGCCGACTGGCTCGCCGCCTCCGACCGCGCCGGGCTCGACCGCGTCTTCCTCGCGGCGCCCAGCTCGACCGACACGCGGCTCAAGCAGGCCGTCGACGCGAGCCGCGGCTTCGTCTACGCCGTCTCGACCATGGGCATCACGGGCGCCCGGACGGATGTGGATGCGGCGGCGCGCACGCTCGTCGGCCGCCTCCGCGACGCGGGCGCGACCAGCGCGTGCGTCGGGCTCGGCATCTCGTCCGCGGCGCAGGTCGCCGAGGTGCTCGAGTACGCCGACGGCGCGATCGTCGGATCGGCGCTGGTCAAGGCGCTCGGCGACGGCGGCGTCGCCGAGGCCGGCCGCGTGGCCGCGGCCCTGGCCGGTGGCACGAGCCGCTCCTGA
- the trpB gene encoding tryptophan synthase subunit beta, whose protein sequence is MSLRTEQGPYFGDFGGRFVPESLVAALDELSAAWEEAKADPAFHAELDELHRSYTGRPSIITEVPRFAEHAGGARIILKREDLNHTGSHKINNVLGQAILTKRIGKTRVIAETGAGQHGVATATAAALFGLECTIYMGEVDTERQALNVARMRLLGAEVVAVKTGSRTLKDAINDAMRDWVTNVEHTNYIFGTVAGPHPFPAMVRDLQKIIGEEAREQVLALTGRLPDAVAACVGGGSNAMGIFHAFLDDEDVRLLGFEAGGEGAETPRHAATITKGRPGVLHGARSMLLQDEDGQTIESHSISAGLDYPGVGPEHAWLAQIGRAEYRPVSDADAMEALRLLSRTEGIIPAIESSHALAGALALGRELGPDGIVLVNLSGRGDKDMETAGRYFDLLDAGAVQS, encoded by the coding sequence ATGTCCCTCCGCACTGAGCAGGGTCCGTACTTCGGCGACTTCGGCGGGCGGTTCGTCCCCGAGTCGCTGGTCGCAGCGCTCGACGAGCTGTCGGCGGCGTGGGAGGAGGCGAAGGCCGACCCCGCGTTCCATGCCGAGCTGGACGAGCTGCACCGCAGCTACACCGGCCGCCCGTCGATCATCACGGAGGTGCCGCGCTTCGCCGAGCACGCCGGCGGCGCGCGCATCATCCTGAAGCGCGAGGACCTCAACCACACCGGGTCGCACAAGATCAACAACGTGCTGGGCCAGGCCATCCTCACCAAGCGCATCGGCAAGACCCGCGTGATCGCGGAGACCGGCGCCGGCCAGCATGGCGTCGCCACCGCGACCGCGGCCGCGCTGTTCGGCCTCGAGTGCACCATCTACATGGGCGAGGTCGACACCGAGCGCCAGGCCCTCAACGTCGCCAGGATGCGCCTGCTCGGCGCCGAGGTGGTGGCCGTCAAGACCGGCTCGCGCACCCTGAAGGACGCGATCAACGACGCGATGCGCGACTGGGTCACCAACGTCGAGCACACCAACTACATCTTCGGCACGGTCGCAGGCCCCCACCCGTTCCCGGCGATGGTGCGCGATCTGCAGAAGATCATCGGCGAGGAGGCGCGCGAGCAGGTGCTCGCGCTGACCGGCCGGCTCCCGGACGCGGTCGCCGCGTGCGTCGGAGGCGGCTCGAACGCGATGGGCATCTTCCACGCCTTCCTGGACGACGAGGATGTGCGCCTGCTCGGCTTCGAGGCGGGCGGCGAGGGCGCGGAGACCCCGCGCCACGCGGCCACGATCACCAAGGGCCGCCCGGGCGTGCTGCACGGCGCCCGCTCGATGCTGCTGCAGGACGAGGACGGCCAGACCATCGAATCGCACTCGATCTCGGCGGGCCTCGACTACCCGGGCGTCGGTCCGGAGCATGCCTGGCTGGCCCAGATCGGCCGCGCCGAGTACCGCCCGGTCTCCGACGCCGACGCGATGGAGGCGCTCCGCCTGCTCAGCCGCACCGAGGGCATCATCCCCGCCATCGAGTCCTCGCACGCCCTGGCCGGCGCGCTGGCGCTCGGGCGCGAGCTCGGCCCGGACGGGATCGTCCTGGTGAACCTCAGCGGCCGCGGCGACAAGGACATGGAGACCGCCGGCCGCTACTTCGACCTCCTCGACGCCGGCGCGGTGCAGTCGTGA